GCTTCATTATCCGCAAAGACTTGGTGGATAATTGGAATCAAAACATCAGGGTCTGAAATCTGAACCAATCCAGCTTTTTCAACGTATTCACGTGCTGAACCACCGTTTTTAGCCAAATGAACAAAGACTTTCTTGGCGATTTTAGATGAAATCGTACCATCTTCAATCAAAGCTAACATCTCAAGAAGATTTTCTGGCGTCAAAGCAATCTCTGATAAGGTTTTGTTCTCAGCATTGAGGAATTGCGCCACTTCACCTTGTAACCAGTTAGAGATTTGTTTAGCATCGCCACCTTTCGCCACAGCCGACTCAAAGAAGTCTGAAGTTGCTTTGGTTGCTGTCAATTGACTAGCATCGTAGGCTGTCAAACCGTATTCTGCTGTGTATTTTGCACGACGCTCTTTTGGAAATTCTGGTAATTCAGCACGAATTTCTTCAATCCAGTCATTGTCAATTTCGTAAAGAGGTAGGTCAGGTTCTGGGAAGTAACGGTAATCAGCCGCTCCTTCTTTGACACGCATGAGGATGGTTTCTCCAGTTGCTTCATCATAACGACGTGTTTCTTGTTGGATTTGACCACCTGAACGCAGAATCTTAGCCTGACGCTCAATTTCATGTTGCAAGCCTTTACGAACGTAGTTGAAAGAGTTAAGGTTTTTCAACTCAGTCTTGGTACCAAAGGCTTCTTGACCATAAGGGCGAAGGGAGATATTGGCATCAACACGCATTGATCCTTCTTCCATCTTAACATCTGAAATACCTGTGTACTGAATGACCTCTTTAAGAGCAGTCAAGTAAGCATAGGCTTCTTCAGGTGAACGCATATCCGCTTCTGAAACAATCTCAATGAGTGGAACCCCTTGGCGATTGAGATCAACATAAGAGTAACCATCTGTTCCGTGCGTATTCTTACCAGCATCTTCTTCCAGGTGAGCACGTTCGATACGGATTTTCTTGGTTGAACCATCTTCTAATTCCACTTCAATCCAACCATTATAACCAATCGGTTCATCAAATTGAGAGATTTGGTAAGCTTTTGGATTATCCGGGTAGAAATAATTTTTACGGTCAAAGTGCATTTCTTGATGAATGTCCATGTTTAAAGCTAATGATGCTTTAATGCCTGCATCAATAACACCTTTATTGATAACAGGAAGAACACCTGGGAATGACCAGTCGATGATGTTAGTATTAGCATTGGCTTCCTGGCCAAAGTGCGCTGATGACGGTGAAAAGATTTTAGAATTGGTGTTCAACTCAACGTGAACTTCAAGTCCGATAATGGTTTCAAAATTCATTAGTTGTCACCTCCAAAAATTTTAGGTTGTTGTTTATGATAGTCAGTTGTTGCTTCAAAAGCTGCCGCAGCTTGGTAAATGGTTTCTTCACTGTATTTTGGACCAATCAATTGTAAACCAACTGGCAAACCATCGACAAAACCTGACGGGATAGAAACCCCTGGAAGTCCAGCCAAGTTAACTGGGATCGTTAACAAGTCAGCCAAGTACATAGACACTGGGTCTTTAGATTTATCGCCAAAACCAAAGGCTACGCTTGGTGTTGTTGGACCCAAAATCAAGTCGTAATCCGCAAAGACTTTATCAAAATCACGGATAATCAAGGTACGTACTTGACCTGCTTTTTTGTAGTAGGCATCATAATAACCAGATGACAAGCTAAAGGTTCCTAGCATAATACGGCGCTTCACTTCATCCCCAAAACCTTGGCTACGTGTATTGACATAGATTTCATCAAGGTTTGTCGCATCTTCTGCACGGAAACCGTAACGAATCCCGTCAAAGCGTTGCAAGTTTGAAGAAGCCTCAGATGAAGCGATAATGTAATAAACTGCTACGCCATACTTGCTGTGCGGAAGGCTAACTTCTTCTACAATAGCACCAAGTTTTTCAAATTGCTTAGCTGCTGCTAGGATATTTTCTTTAATTTCTGGATCAATTCCTTCTCCCAAGTACTCTTTTGGAAGAGCAATTTTCATACCTGTGATGTCTTGACCAATCTTACTGGTAAAATCAGCCACTTGGTTTTTCGTAGAGGTCGCATCCTTAGTATCGTAGCTAGAAATGACATTCAAGAGTTGTGCATTTTCTTTTACCGTTGGTGCAAATGGTCCAATTTGGTCCAATGAGCTACCAAAGGCAATCAAACCAAAACGTGACACCATCCCATAAGTCGGCTTCATCCCGACAACCCCGTTGAAGGCTGCTGGTTGACGAATCGAACCACCGGTATCAGAGCCAAGTGACAAACGCACTTGTCCAGAAGCTACAGCAGCTGCCGATCCACCTGATGATCCACCAGGAACCTTACTTTGGTCCCAAGCATTTTTAGTTTGTTTAAAGTAAGATGTTTCGGTTGAACCACCCATAGCAAATTCATCCATGTTGGCTTTACCAATAACAATCATATCCCTACCATAAGCATTGGCAACGGCTGTCGCATCAAAGATTGGCTCGTAATTATAAAGCATTTTTGAAGAAGCTGTCGTCAAAATCCCTTTGGTTGAAATATTATCTTTTACTGCCAAAGGAATACCACTCATAACATTGTCAGCATCAATCCCTTTAGCATCAAGAGATTGAGCTTGTTTGAGAGCTTCTTCTTCCGCAATCGTCACAAACGATCCCATAACCTCTTCACGAGATTTAATATCTTCTAAAGTAGCTTTCGTCAATTCAGTTGCAGAAATTTCCTTTTTTACAAGGAGGTCGTGCAACTCTTCAATCGTCTTATCATGTAATGACATTAGGCATCTCCTCCTTCTTCAAAGATGGCTGGAACTTTAATGAAATAATCTTTTTCTTCAGGAACATTTTTAAAGAGCTCCTCACGTGGTTGGCCAGCCACAGCCACATCTTCACGCATAACATTTTTTCGGTCAGCCATGGTAGTTGTTACAGGTATACCTTCTGTATCTACTTCGTTTAACAATTCAACCATGTCGACAATTTTTGTCAAACTTTGAGCAAATTCACTAGTTTCTTGATCAGTGAAGCTCAACTTAGACAACTTGGCAACATGACGTACTTCTTCTTCAGAAATTTTCATTGTTTTCTCCTCTATCGTTTTGTAGCTCATCTCAATCAAAATGATGAATACTACATCCAGTCTATCCGTTAAATTATACCACAAAAAAGGAGATAGTCCTATCTCCTAAAATCAAGAAAATCACCCTGTCTAGAAAAGACAAGGTGATCACCTTAATCGATAATCTTAGCCCCTAAAACATGTTCAAAGTGTTCCAGAGCCCATTGATTTCTTTCTACTGTCAGACTAGCTACTGCTGACTTGGATACTTCAATCTGATAACCGAGGTTATAAGCATCCACTGCCGTGTGTAGTACACAAATATCTGTCAAAACCCCTGTTAGTACCACTGTATCAACGCGACGTTCACGCAAACGAATATCCAAATCTGTCCCAGCAAAGGCTGAATAGTGACGCTTGTCCATCCAGAAAACCTTGCTATCACCTTTAATAGAATCATAAAAAGGTGCCAAAGCTCCGAACAAGTCTCTACCAGAAGTCCCCTCGATATTATGAGGAGGAAACAGCTTAGTCTCAGGATGAAAGTCATCGCCCTCATCGTGACGATCAATCGCAAAAAAGATATAGTCACCATCAGCATAAGCTTTTTGAGTCAAAGCAAGAAGTGAAGCTTCAATCTCCTGAGCTGGTTTCCCAGCAGTTAGTTTACCTTTGTCTGCTACAAAATCAACCGTATAGTCGATTGAAATCAGTGCTTTTGTCATTAATTGTAGTCCTTAATTTTATCAAAGATACCTTCGTTAATAACCTTGAGATAAGTCCCTTTCATACCAAGTGAGCGACTTTCAATAATTCCAGCACTCTCAAGTTTACGAAGGGCATTAACGATAACAGAGCGTGTAATACCGATACGGTCCGCAATAACAGAGGCTGTCAGACGGCCTTCTGTACCATCAAGTTCACTAAGGATGGCTGCTACTGCTTTCATTTCTGAATAAGATAGAGTGTTAATTGCCATATTAACAGCTGTTTGCTTACGGATTGTTTCTTCAAGATTCTCTGTTTGAAGGTTCAATAATTGGATACCTACTACTGTTGAGGCAATTTCGGCAAGAATCAAATCTTCATCTTTGAAATCTTGGTCATTGCGCCAGATGATAAGCGTTCCTAGACGCATACCGCCACCATAAATTGGGGCCAAAGTTGTTAAACCATCTGGAAAATCTTCTTGGAGTTCTACTGGAAAGATACTAAGATCGTGGGTAACCGGTAAGTTAGCCTCCGTGTCATAAACACGGCTAGCCGCTTTAACGTACTCATCAATCAATTTTTTCTCTTCGAACATGGCTTCAACACGGTCATTGTTGGTTTTATATTTTAGAGCAAAACCAAGGATAGCACCACCACCATTGATAATACATACATTACAGTCAATGATGTCTCCAAGTTGAGTTGCCATCAGGTTGTATGGTAAATCACCTTCAAGACTATCAACGGAGCGTTGAAGAATAGAAGTGATTTTACGAGTTTGTGACAATAAATTAGGCATGATAACCCTTTCTAATTTGAAAAATATATTACGTGCTATTATAACAATTGCAAACCAAAAAGGCAAGTAATTATCTGAAAATTACTTACAATAGTGACAAAAATACACAATTATTATTTTACCGTCATCTAATTACCATTTTGTTAACGTCAACGACGGTATTGTCTCAGAAAGCGCTCCATTTTAGTCTGGATTTCTGCTAATTCTTCAACTCTTGGTAGGTAAACAATACGAAAATGATCTGGGTCCTTCCAGTTAAAGCCGCGACCATGAACAAGCATGATTTTTTCTTGCTTCAAGAATTCCAAAACAAACTGTTCATCATCTGGAACATTGTACATGCTCTGGTCAATTTTAGGAAACAGATAAAGTCCAGCCTGAGGTTTAACAGCAGACAGACCTGGAATGTCATTAATGGCTTTGGTGACAAATTCTCTTTGCTCATACAAGCGTCCACCTGGCATTAATAACTCATCCACGGATTGGTAGCCACCCAGTGATGTTTGAACAACCTGCTGGGCTAAGACATTTGAGCAAAGGCGCATATTGGAAAGCATATTTAAACCTTCAATATAACCTTGAACATGATCTTTTTGACCTGAAAGAACCATCCATCCAACACGAAAACCACAAATACGATGTGATTTTGATAAACCATTCATGGTAACCACAAACAAGTCCGGTGCCAAAGTAGCAATCGGAATATGCTTAGCCTCGTCAAAAACCATTCGATCATATATTTCATCTGAGAAGATAATCAAATTGTGGCGGCGTGCAATGGCAACGATTCCTTCTAAAACATCTTTAGGGTATAAGGCACCTGTAGGATTATTAGGATTAATAATAACAATTGCCTTGGTCTTTTTAGTGACTTTAGCTTCCATATCTTCCAGATCAGGATACCAGTACGCTGCTTCATCACAAATATAATGCACTGCATTTCCGCCAGCTAGACTAACTGATGCCGTCCACAGTGGATAATCGGGCATAGGTACCAAAACCTCATCACCGTTATCAAGCAAACCTTGCATGGACATGGTAATCATTTCTGAAACACCATTTCCAATATAGATATCATCAATATCGACATTTGGAAACTGCTTAGTTTGACAATACTGCATAATCGCTTTACGGGCCGGGAAAATCCCTTTACTATCAGAATAACCCTCGCTATCGCGCGCATTTATAATCAAATCTCTAATCACTTCATCAGGTGCTGTAAAGCCAAATTCTGCAGGATTGCCTGTATTCAATCGGAGAATCCTTTCCCCATTAGCTCTCATACGATTAGCCTCATCAAGAACAGGTCCACGAATATCATAAGCAACATGTTCTAATTTAGATGATTTTTCAAAAGTCTTCATTTTGTTACCTCACGTTTTGCTATTATATCGCAATTTTTAGAAAATAACACGATTTTTCATTTATCTGTATTAAATTTTTTGCCAAGATAGATTTTTCAGAAAACATGCATAAAACGCTTTCATTTTCGAGATAAATGAGTTATAATAAAGGTATAGAAATTAGGAGGTCACTGTTATGTCTCATCAATATGAAAAAATACTAGTTGCCATCGACGGCTCTAAAGAGTCTGAACTCGCCTTTGAAAAAGCTGTTAATGTTGCCAAACGAAATGAGGCTGGACTCTTGCTGACCCATGTTATTGATACAAGAGCTCTTCAAAGTGTCGCTACATTTGACGCAACTGTTTATGAGAAATTAGAGCGTGAAGCCCATGAATCTCTAACAGATTTAGAAAACAGAGCTCGAGCGGCAGGTGTCCAGGACGTCCGTCAGATTGTAGAGTTTGGCAATCCTAAATCCCTTCTTGCCATTGATATTCCTGATAAAG
The sequence above is drawn from the Streptococcus pluranimalium genome and encodes:
- a CDS encoding cysteine hydrolase family protein produces the protein MTKALISIDYTVDFVADKGKLTAGKPAQEIEASLLALTQKAYADGDYIFFAIDRHDEGDDFHPETKLFPPHNIEGTSGRDLFGALAPFYDSIKGDSKVFWMDKRHYSAFAGTDLDIRLRERRVDTVVLTGVLTDICVLHTAVDAYNLGYQIEVSKSAVASLTVERNQWALEHFEHVLGAKIID
- the gatB gene encoding Asp-tRNA(Asn)/Glu-tRNA(Gln) amidotransferase subunit GatB: MNFETIIGLEVHVELNTNSKIFSPSSAHFGQEANANTNIIDWSFPGVLPVINKGVIDAGIKASLALNMDIHQEMHFDRKNYFYPDNPKAYQISQFDEPIGYNGWIEVELEDGSTKKIRIERAHLEEDAGKNTHGTDGYSYVDLNRQGVPLIEIVSEADMRSPEEAYAYLTALKEVIQYTGISDVKMEEGSMRVDANISLRPYGQEAFGTKTELKNLNSFNYVRKGLQHEIERQAKILRSGGQIQQETRRYDEATGETILMRVKEGAADYRYFPEPDLPLYEIDNDWIEEIRAELPEFPKERRAKYTAEYGLTAYDASQLTATKATSDFFESAVAKGGDAKQISNWLQGEVAQFLNAENKTLSEIALTPENLLEMLALIEDGTISSKIAKKVFVHLAKNGGSAREYVEKAGLVQISDPDVLIPIIHQVFADNEAAVADFKSGKRNADKAFTGFLMKATKGQANPQVALKLLAQELQKLLD
- the gatA gene encoding Asp-tRNA(Asn)/Glu-tRNA(Gln) amidotransferase subunit GatA, coding for MSLHDKTIEELHDLLVKKEISATELTKATLEDIKSREEVMGSFVTIAEEEALKQAQSLDAKGIDADNVMSGIPLAVKDNISTKGILTTASSKMLYNYEPIFDATAVANAYGRDMIVIGKANMDEFAMGGSTETSYFKQTKNAWDQSKVPGGSSGGSAAAVASGQVRLSLGSDTGGSIRQPAAFNGVVGMKPTYGMVSRFGLIAFGSSLDQIGPFAPTVKENAQLLNVISSYDTKDATSTKNQVADFTSKIGQDITGMKIALPKEYLGEGIDPEIKENILAAAKQFEKLGAIVEEVSLPHSKYGVAVYYIIASSEASSNLQRFDGIRYGFRAEDATNLDEIYVNTRSQGFGDEVKRRIMLGTFSLSSGYYDAYYKKAGQVRTLIIRDFDKVFADYDLILGPTTPSVAFGFGDKSKDPVSMYLADLLTIPVNLAGLPGVSIPSGFVDGLPVGLQLIGPKYSEETIYQAAAAFEATTDYHKQQPKIFGGDN
- a CDS encoding pyridoxal phosphate-dependent aminotransferase, with the translated sequence MKTFEKSSKLEHVAYDIRGPVLDEANRMRANGERILRLNTGNPAEFGFTAPDEVIRDLIINARDSEGYSDSKGIFPARKAIMQYCQTKQFPNVDIDDIYIGNGVSEMITMSMQGLLDNGDEVLVPMPDYPLWTASVSLAGGNAVHYICDEAAYWYPDLEDMEAKVTKKTKAIVIINPNNPTGALYPKDVLEGIVAIARRHNLIIFSDEIYDRMVFDEAKHIPIATLAPDLFVVTMNGLSKSHRICGFRVGWMVLSGQKDHVQGYIEGLNMLSNMRLCSNVLAQQVVQTSLGGYQSVDELLMPGGRLYEQREFVTKAINDIPGLSAVKPQAGLYLFPKIDQSMYNVPDDEQFVLEFLKQEKIMLVHGRGFNWKDPDHFRIVYLPRVEELAEIQTKMERFLRQYRR
- the gatC gene encoding Asp-tRNA(Asn)/Glu-tRNA(Gln) amidotransferase subunit GatC; its protein translation is MKISEEEVRHVAKLSKLSFTDQETSEFAQSLTKIVDMVELLNEVDTEGIPVTTTMADRKNVMREDVAVAGQPREELFKNVPEEKDYFIKVPAIFEEGGDA
- a CDS encoding universal stress protein, with translation MSHQYEKILVAIDGSKESELAFEKAVNVAKRNEAGLLLTHVIDTRALQSVATFDATVYEKLEREAHESLTDLENRARAAGVQDVRQIVEFGNPKSLLAIDIPDKEGADLIMLGATGLNAFERLLVGSSSEYILRNAKVDILVVRDKDKVL
- the codY gene encoding GTP-sensing pleiotropic transcriptional regulator CodY yields the protein MPNLLSQTRKITSILQRSVDSLEGDLPYNLMATQLGDIIDCNVCIINGGGAILGFALKYKTNNDRVEAMFEEKKLIDEYVKAASRVYDTEANLPVTHDLSIFPVELQEDFPDGLTTLAPIYGGGMRLGTLIIWRNDQDFKDEDLILAEIASTVVGIQLLNLQTENLEETIRKQTAVNMAINTLSYSEMKAVAAILSELDGTEGRLTASVIADRIGITRSVIVNALRKLESAGIIESRSLGMKGTYLKVINEGIFDKIKDYN